A region from the Populus trichocarpa isolate Nisqually-1 chromosome 18, P.trichocarpa_v4.1, whole genome shotgun sequence genome encodes:
- the LOC18109011 gene encoding probable disease resistance protein At1g61300 — MENMGGDIGTVQTEVQGLEHGVGEERISSHAEAANDILSMTGPRGDALESKLRIKQAVQVLQQSNVADNLVADVAKIQMGVQGMEQGLGGERICSHLKVANGMENTGERCIQHVDGSVSHWRHTVDDHDTRREATERLVQTNVGASPSGGNDIDNAISTSPHEQNNEADNLAGDAQDMNEVEIYNFLMKDNTVNGAGGVAQPGAGALEENTNVIRSWLMDDEVSTIGIWGMGGVGKTTMLERIYNELLERPDISHHVYWVTVSQDFSIYKLQNKIARLLHLDLSSEYDIQPRAAKLLEELVKKQKWILILDDLWESFDLRKVGIPIPLKGSKVIFTTRLEIICQQMGIKHKIKVKPLSDTETWTLFMDKLGHDIPLSLEVECIAKDVAKECAGLPIAITTMAGSLTGVDDLDEWRNTLKELKESKYSDMDEVFRILRFSYDRLYDLALQQCLLYCALFPEGQVIEREELISNLINVGIIERMESRQEALDKGHKMLNRLEGVCLLDRIDGGNAIKMHDLIRDMAIQIRKENPSVMDKMSRPKDPFWNHVEDMNGSSMKCKFCGHEFAKSTSVTRIKLHLSGERGRGVKICKDVPEEVQGIAFLAILDGTPGRKRKTVAGSRNNEVTIAIDVSMSDRENGTGEVAEKLLDAGESSRPGEKSGWTLLMTNLTLEFASAVSDQLSYALIGMVLAYVALLLATAELILYMARKKIMSLLPCFHRRSTSPSAPAEAVEYFGLFGAAWQCIYSTTQYTYARQQKANPIKMCLLPFIFVLCAVISKLIRRWFH, encoded by the exons ATGGAAAATATGGGAGGAGATATTGGAACGGTACAAACAGAAGTTCAGGGTTTGGAACACGGAGTAGGGGAAGAGAGGATTTCTTCACACGCAGAAGCAGCAAACGACATATTAAGCATGACTGGACCGAGAGGTGATGCACTCGAGAGCAAGCTGAGGATTAAACAAGCGGTTCAAGTGTTGCAACAAAGCAATGTAGCTGACAATTTGGTAGCAGATGTTGCAAAGATACAAATGGGAGTTCAGGGCATGGAGCAAGGTTTGGGGGGAGAGAGAATTTGTTCACATTTAAAAGTGGCAAATGGCATGGAAAACACTGGTGAAAGATGTATTCAGCATGTTGACGGAAGTGTCTCTCATTGGAGACACACGGTTGATGACCATGATACTAGAAGAGAAGCAACAGAAAGATTAGTGCAGACCAACGTAGGTGCAAGCCCTTCTGGAGGCAATGATATTGATAATGCCATTTCAACCAGTCCACACGAACAAAACAACGAAGCTGACAATTTGGCAGGAGATGCACAAGATATGAATGAGGTTGagatctataattttttaatgaaggaCAATACAGTGAACGGGGCTGGAGGAGTAGCACAGCCTGGTGCAGGAGCACTTGAAGAGAATACAAATGTGATACGTTCTTGGTTAATGGATGATGAAGTCTCAACCATTGGTATTTGGGGGATGGGAGGGGTCGGTAAAACGACAATGCTGGAGCGTATCTACAATGAGCTTCTAGAAAGACCAGACATTTCACATCATGTTTATTGGGTGACTGTGTCTCAAGATTTCAGTATTTATAAATTGCAGAATAAAATTGCTAGACTTCTGCATTTAGATCTTTCAAGCGAATATGATATCCAACCTAGAGCTGCGAAATTGTTAGAAGAACTAGTGAAGAAGCAAAAATGGATTCTTATTTTAGATGATCTGTGGGAGTCTTTTGATCTGCGCAAAGTGGGAATTCCTATCCCATTAAAAGGAAGCAAGGTGATTTTTACAACTCGACTAGAAATCATTTGTCAGCAGATGGGtatcaaacacaaaataaaagtgaagCCACTTTCAGACACAGAAACTTGGACTTTGTTCATGGATAAACTTGGACATGACATTCCACTTTCTCTAGAAGTGGAATGCATCGCAAAAGATGTTGCAAAGGAATGTGCCGGTTTGCCAATTGCAATTACTACAATGGCAGGAAGCTTGACGGGAGTGGATGACCTAGATGAGTGGAGGAATACATTGAAGGAattgaaagaatcaaaatataGTGACATGGATGAGGTATTCCGGATATTGAGGTTTAGTTATGATCGGTTATATGATTTAGCTCTGCAACAATGTTTGTTATACTGTGCATTATTTCCTGAAGGTCAAGTGATTGAAAGGGAAGAGTTGATAAGTAATTTGATCAATGTGGGAATAATTGAAAGAATGGAGAGCAGGCAAGAAGCACTTGACAAGGGTCACAAAATGCTTAATAGACTTGAAGGTGTCTGCTTATTGGATAGAATTGATGGTGGTAATGCTAtcaagatgcatgacttgatTAGAGATATGGCCATCCAAATACGCAAAGAGAACCCATCAGTCATG GACAAAATGAGTCGACCAAAGGATCCTTTTTGGAATCATGTTGAAGATATGAATGGTAGTAGCATGAAGTGTAAGTTTTGTGGGCATGAATTTGCCAAGAGCACTTCCGTTACGAGGATCAAATTGCATTTATCAGGAGAGAGAGGGCGTGGTGTTAAAATCTGTAAAGACGTTCCAGAAGAAGTTCAAGGAATAGCCTTTCTAGCTATACTTGATGGCACTCCAGGAAGAAAACGTAAAACTGTAGCAGGCTCAAGAAATAACGAGGTCACTATTGCAATTGATGTCAGTATGAGTGATAGAGAGAACGGGACTGGAGAGGTAGCGGAGAAGCTGCTGGATGCTGGAGAAAGTTCACGCCCTGGA GAAAAATCAGGATGGACTTTGCTGATGACGAACTTAACTCTAGAGTTTGCATCTGCAGTTTCTGACCAGCTGAGTTATGCATTAATTGGCATGGTGTTGGCATATGTAGCTCTGCTTCTTGCTACTGCTGAACTGATCCTTTACATGGCacgaaagaaaataatgagcCTATTGCCCTGTTTCCATCGCCGATCGACCAGTCCTTCCGCACCTGCAGAGGCTGTTGAGtattttggattgtttggtGCTGCCTGGCAATGCATTTATTCGACAACGCAGTATACATATGCTCGTCAGCAGAAAGCTAATCCAATTAAGATGTGTCTTCTGCCTTTCATTTTCGTATTATGTGCGGTAATTTCCAAATTAATCAGAAGGTGGTTTCATTGA